From Symphalangus syndactylus isolate Jambi chromosome 17, NHGRI_mSymSyn1-v2.1_pri, whole genome shotgun sequence, one genomic window encodes:
- the LOC129465887 gene encoding uncharacterized homolog, producing MDFSLGLRLGPRNKKPAHQEPPARSRHGPPAASPCLSCPPSACAFPCHGCPPLPCSYTACPSSAAPCPACPSLPGPPCTCSCPRCPACPPLTCPHNSCVSCSGPPLTCCHPSPCQVYPCSMSRAACLSSRLGCGDSCSCGQGAAWGLPGSLGCCSCCFRGQRTSRGRCLII from the coding sequence ATGGACTTCTCTCTGGGCCTACGCTTGGGGCCTAGGAACAAGAAGCCTGCCCACCAAGAGCCTCCTGCCCGCTCCAGGCATGGTCCACCTGCTGCCTCTCCTTGTCTGTCCTGTCCCCCCTCTGCCTGTGCCTTCCCCTGCCATGGCTGTCCCCCACTCCCCTGCTCCTACACCGCCTGTCCCTCTAGTGCAGCTCCCTGCCCCGCTTGTCCCAGCCTCCCGGGCCCACCCTGCACCTGCTCTTGCCCCCGCTGCCCTGCCTGTCCTCCCTTGACTTGTCCCCATAACTCCTGTGTCTCATGCTCCGGTCCACCCTTGACCTGCTGCCACCCCTCACCCTGCCAGGTTTACCCTTGCTCCATGAGCCGAGCTGCCTGTTTGAGCTCCCGTTTAGGCTGCGGTGATAGCTGTAGCTGTGGCCAAGGGGCTGCCTGGGGGCTTCCAGGTTCCCTTGGCTGCTGTAGCTGCTGCTTCAGGGGACAACGCACTTCTCGGGGGCGCTGTCTGATAATTTAG